Proteins found in one Lycium ferocissimum isolate CSIRO_LF1 chromosome 6, AGI_CSIRO_Lferr_CH_V1, whole genome shotgun sequence genomic segment:
- the LOC132059173 gene encoding uncharacterized mitochondrial protein AtMg00810-like: MTFITGTDSSLITSLQQQLKDSFHMKDLSTLTYFLGLEVHYNSLGVFLNQYKYTQDLIALAGLQESPFVDTPLELNVKYRRDEGDLILDPTLFRQLVGSLNYLTITRPDISFAVQQVSQFMQTPRHLHLVASRRIIRYLSGTSTRGLYFPSGSHIQLKAFSDSDWARCSDTHRSVTG; the protein is encoded by the coding sequence ATGACATTTATCACAGGAACTGATTCTTCATTAATCACTAGCCTCCAGCAGCAACTTAAGGATTCCTTTCATATGAAAGATCTTAGTACTCTAACATATTTCTTGGGGTTGGAAGTTCATTATAATTCTTTAGGTGTTTTCTTAAACCAGTACAAATATACTCAGGATTTGATTGCTTTGGCTGGTCTTCAAGAATCACCCTTTGTTGATACTCCATTGGAATTGAATGTAAAGTATCGTCGTGATGAAGGAGATCTTATTCTTGATCCAACTTTGTTTCGACAATTAGTTGGGAGCCTAAATTATCTTACTATTACTAGGCCTGATATCTCTTTTGCAGTTCAACAAGTCAGTCAATTTATGCAGACTCCCCGTCATCTACATTTAGTGGCTAGTCGTCGTATCATTCGATATCTCTCAGGAACATCTACTCGTGGATTATATTTTCCTAGTGGCTCTCATATTCAGCTTAAAGCGTTTAGTGATTCTGATTGGGCTAGATGTTCTGATACTCACCGCTCCGTCACGGGATAG